The DNA sequence GCGCCCACGTCGATGGAGTGCTTCAGCGCCAGGCCCGACCTCGGCGCTGCAAAGAACACGAACGAGGCGGTGAGCATTTCGTCAAACACCCGACGCGCAGCCAAGAAACGTGATCCGAGAAAAAAGAAGAGGGACTCACCGATGCGCGCGTAGGTGCCCTCCGGGATGGCGATGCTCAGGTCGGTGGCCACCAGCGCCTTGCCCCTCGCCGGCACGACCTTCTCCACCGCGCTGAGACCGGACAGAGAAACAGTCAGGGCAAAAGGGAAACAGCAGGCGAGGCATTATGTGACGATGGAGCACGTGCGTACCTGGAGAGGTCGTAGCCGGCGGCGAGGGCGGAGCCGCGGGACGGCAGGATGGCCTTGTCGGAGAGCTTCTTGACCTTGAGCAGGGGGGCCATCTTGGTGATCTTGTGGGGTGGCTCGTGCACGGGGTCAGCACCGGCGCCGTTGGTGG is a window from the Triticum urartu cultivar G1812 unplaced genomic scaffold, Tu2.1 TuUngrouped_contig_6903, whole genome shotgun sequence genome containing:
- the LOC125531240 gene encoding deoxyuridine 5'-triphosphate nucleotidohydrolase-like, whose protein sequence is MAATNGAGADPVHEPPHKITKMAPLLKVKKLSDKAILPSRGSALAAGYDLSSAVEKVVPARGKALVATDLSIAIPEGTYARIGESLFFFLGSRFLAARRVFDEMLTASFVFFAAPRSGLALKHSIDVGAGVIDADYRGPVGVVLFNHSEVDFAVKPGDRVAQMIIQVIATPDIAEVEDLDATVRGEGGFGSTGV